The Peribacillus sp. FSL P2-0133 genome has a segment encoding these proteins:
- the alaS gene encoding alanine--tRNA ligase has product MKYLTGAQIRQMYLDFFSEKGHNIEPSASLVPHEDPSLLWINSGVATLKKYFDGRVIPENPRITNAQKAIRTNDIENVGKTARHHTFFEMLGNFSIGEYFKEEAITWAWEFLTDEKWIGFDKEKLAVTIHPEDDEAFELWNKKIGVPAERIIRLEENFWDIGEGPSGPNTEIFYDRGPAYGDDPNDPELYPGGENERHLEVWNLVFSQFNHNPDGSYTPLPKKNIDTGMGLERMASVVQDVATNYDTDLFMPIIRAVEEISDVKYGVDTEKDVAFKVIADHIRTVAFAVGDGALPSNEGRGYVLRRLLRRAVRYAKQININRPFMFELVTVVGEIMKDFYPEVLKNKEFIAKVIKNEEERFHETLNDGLSILSEVIKKEKQKGGTTIPGSDAFRLYDTYGFPIELTEEYAEEEGMTVDQAGFEKEMDAQRERARSARQDVDSMQIQGGVLGDIKVESEFVGYDQVAVEAKVAAIIKNGELVTEAEEGEEVQVILDKTPFYAESGGQIADIGTMASESVKVDVHDVQKAPNGQNLHRVTVTAGTLTADSNIVATLNQENRIHITKNHTATHLLHQALKDVLGTHVNQAGSLVQAERLRFDFSHFGQITAEEIEQIETIVNEKIWQSLQVNTDYKNIEEAKAMGAMALFGEKYGKIVRVVQIGDYSLELCGGVHVPNTAVIGLFKIVSESGIGAGTRRIEAVTGAGAYKLMTEQIGVLKDAAAKLKTNLKDVPSRIETVLSEVKDLHRENESLTAKLSNIEASSLVSNVKDINGVQVLVAKVQATDMNNLRAMADDLKQKLDSVIIVLGSAQGDKVNLIAGVTKDYIDRGFHAGKLVKEVASRCGGGGGGRPDMAQAGGKDPEKLDAALNFVEEWVLSIS; this is encoded by the coding sequence ATGAAGTATTTAACTGGTGCTCAAATCCGCCAAATGTATTTAGATTTTTTTAGTGAAAAAGGCCATAACATCGAACCGAGTGCGTCATTGGTTCCTCATGAAGATCCATCATTGCTTTGGATCAATTCCGGGGTGGCGACGTTAAAGAAATATTTTGATGGACGGGTGATTCCTGAAAATCCAAGGATTACAAATGCTCAAAAGGCCATCCGTACGAACGATATTGAAAACGTGGGGAAAACGGCACGTCATCATACGTTTTTCGAAATGCTCGGAAACTTCTCCATTGGTGAATACTTCAAAGAAGAAGCCATCACATGGGCTTGGGAGTTTTTGACGGATGAAAAATGGATTGGGTTCGACAAAGAGAAATTGGCTGTGACGATCCATCCTGAAGATGATGAAGCATTCGAACTCTGGAATAAGAAAATCGGTGTTCCTGCTGAAAGGATCATTCGCCTGGAAGAAAACTTCTGGGATATCGGTGAAGGTCCAAGCGGCCCGAATACGGAGATTTTCTATGACCGCGGACCGGCATATGGCGATGATCCGAATGATCCGGAACTATATCCAGGCGGGGAAAATGAACGACATCTTGAAGTCTGGAACCTTGTGTTTTCTCAATTCAACCATAATCCAGATGGTTCTTACACACCGCTTCCAAAGAAGAATATCGATACAGGCATGGGCCTTGAACGTATGGCTTCCGTCGTTCAAGATGTGGCGACGAACTATGATACAGATTTATTCATGCCAATCATCCGGGCAGTCGAAGAGATTTCCGATGTGAAGTATGGTGTTGATACAGAAAAAGATGTTGCATTCAAGGTCATTGCCGACCATATTCGTACGGTAGCCTTTGCAGTAGGTGACGGGGCTCTTCCATCCAACGAAGGACGCGGTTATGTATTACGCCGTTTACTACGCAGAGCGGTTCGATATGCTAAGCAAATCAACATCAATCGACCATTCATGTTCGAGCTTGTGACGGTCGTAGGCGAAATCATGAAAGACTTCTACCCTGAAGTCCTCAAGAATAAAGAGTTCATTGCAAAAGTAATCAAAAATGAAGAGGAACGCTTCCATGAAACATTAAATGATGGACTGTCCATCCTTTCTGAAGTCATTAAAAAGGAAAAGCAAAAAGGCGGTACGACCATTCCGGGCAGTGATGCATTCCGTTTATATGACACATATGGTTTCCCGATTGAGTTAACGGAAGAATATGCAGAAGAAGAAGGCATGACGGTCGATCAAGCCGGATTTGAAAAAGAGATGGATGCACAGCGTGAACGTGCTCGTTCAGCGCGTCAAGATGTGGATTCGATGCAAATTCAAGGCGGGGTATTGGGCGATATCAAAGTTGAAAGTGAATTTGTCGGCTATGATCAAGTAGCTGTCGAAGCGAAAGTTGCTGCCATCATCAAAAATGGCGAGCTTGTTACGGAGGCAGAAGAAGGAGAAGAAGTTCAAGTGATACTGGACAAGACTCCTTTCTACGCGGAAAGCGGCGGACAAATAGCCGATATAGGAACGATGGCCAGTGAATCCGTGAAGGTTGATGTCCATGATGTCCAAAAAGCTCCTAATGGCCAAAATCTGCACCGTGTAACAGTTACTGCCGGCACTTTAACAGCAGATTCCAATATCGTTGCTACATTAAATCAAGAAAACCGCATCCATATCACGAAAAACCATACAGCGACGCATCTTCTGCATCAGGCGTTGAAAGATGTGCTTGGTACACATGTCAACCAAGCTGGTTCACTCGTACAAGCTGAGCGTCTTCGCTTCGACTTCTCTCATTTTGGTCAAATAACGGCGGAAGAGATTGAACAAATCGAAACGATTGTAAATGAAAAGATTTGGCAAAGCTTACAAGTGAATACGGACTATAAAAACATTGAAGAAGCCAAGGCTATGGGCGCAATGGCCTTGTTCGGCGAAAAATACGGCAAGATTGTCCGTGTCGTTCAAATCGGCGATTACAGTTTAGAACTTTGCGGCGGTGTCCATGTCCCGAATACAGCGGTAATCGGCTTGTTCAAAATCGTTTCCGAAAGCGGCATCGGTGCAGGGACTCGCCGTATAGAAGCGGTAACGGGTGCTGGGGCATACAAATTGATGACTGAGCAAATCGGTGTCTTGAAAGACGCGGCTGCTAAATTGAAAACAAACCTGAAAGACGTACCTTCAAGAATTGAAACGGTACTTTCTGAAGTGAAGGATCTTCATCGTGAGAATGAAAGCCTTACTGCAAAATTAAGTAATATCGAAGCAAGCAGTCTTGTTTCTAACGTAAAAGACATAAATGGGGTTCAAGTATTGGTGGCAAAGGTTCAAGCTACCGACATGAATAATCTGCGTGCCATGGCAGATGATTTGAAACAAAAGCTTGATTCTGTCATTATCGTATTAGGTTCGGCCCAAGGCGATAAAGTCAATTTGATTGCCGGGGTGACCAAGGATTACATCGATCGCGGTTTCCATGCTGGTAAATTGGTCAAAGAAGTTGCTTCCCGTTGCGGCGGTGGCGGCGGCGGACGTCCAGATATGGCCCAAGCCGGCGGAAAAGACCCTGAAAAATTGGATGCAGCACTTAATTTTGTTGAAGAATGGGTCTTATCGATTTCATAA